One window from the genome of Scatophagus argus isolate fScaArg1 chromosome 13, fScaArg1.pri, whole genome shotgun sequence encodes:
- the dapk3 gene encoding death-associated protein kinase 3 yields the protein MAGFRQEDVELYYEMGEELGSGQFAIVRKCKEKSTGVEYAAKFIKKRRLSSSRRGVSREEIEREVNILREIQHSNIITLHDIFENKTDVILILELVSGGELFDFLAEKESLTEEEATQFLKQILDGVQYLHSKRIAHFDLKPENIMLLDKNVPNPRIKLIDFGIAHQIKAGNEFKNIFGTPEFVAPEIVNYEPLGLEADMWSIGVITYILLSGASPFLGETKQETLTNISAVNYDFDEEYFSNTSELAKDFIRRLLVKDPKKRMTIDDSLEHPWIKVIKRRNVRPEERDHKPERRRLKTTRLKEYTIKSHSSMPPNNTYVNFERFSQVLEEIAAAEEGLKDLERNQRSCREDVAALLSIYEEKEGWYKEENQSISSDLSHIRQELQRTQVQRKRSQEEARLTMQSANILKRKFGRLENRYEVLAEQVASEVRWVEELVKSISAERDGLGSSSMP from the exons ATGGCTGGCTTCAGGCAAGAGGATGTTGAGTTGTATTATGAGATGGGAGAGGAGCTGGGCAG tGGACAGTTTGCCATCGTTCGTAAGTGTAAGGAGAAGAGCACGGGTGTCGAGTACGCGGCAAAGTTCATCAAGAAGCGGCGGCTGTCGTCCAGCCGGCGGGGGGTGAGCCGCGAAGAGATCGAGCGTGAGGTCAACATCCTTCGGGAGATCCAACACAGCAACATCATCACCCTCCACGACATCTTTGAAAACAAGACCGACGTGATCCTGATCCTGGAGCTGGTGTCCGGAGGAGAGCTGTTTGACTTCCTGGCTGAGAAGGAGTCTCTCACGGAGGAGGAAGCCACTCAGTTTCTCAAGCAGATCCTGGACGGCGTTCAGTATCTACACTCCAAACGCATCGCTCACTTTGACCTCAAG cctGAGAATATCATGCTGCTTGACAAGAACGTCCCGAACCCCAGAATCAAGCTGATTGACTTTGGGATTGCTCATCAGATTAAAGCTGGAAATGAGTTCAAGAACATTTTTGGAACCCCAGAGTTTGTTG CTCCCGAAATAGTCAACTATGAACCACTTGGGCTGGAGGCGGACATGTG GAGCATTGGAGTAATCACTTACATTTT GTTGAGTGGCGCGTCACCATTTCTGGGCGAGACCAAGCAGGAGACCCTGACAAACATCTCAGCCGTCAACTATGACTTTGATGAGGAGTATTTTAGCAACACCAGTGAGCTCGCCAAGGACTTCATACGCCGTCTGCTGGTCAAGGATCCCAA gaagAGAATGACTATCGATGACAGTCTTGAACACCCCTGGATTAAG GTGATTAAGAGACGAAATGTCCGCCCAGAGGAGAGAGACCACAAGCCTGAGCGCCGGCGCCTGAAGACCACTCGTCTGAAGGAGTACACCATCAAGTCCCACTCCAGCATGCCCCCTAACAACACCTACGTCAACTTCGAGCGCTTCTCCCAGGTCCTTGAGGAGATAGCGGCGGCGGAGGAAGGCCTGAAGGATCTGGAGCGCAATCAGCGCTCATGCCGGGAGGATGTGGCGGCGCTGCTGTCCATATatgaggagaaggagggttGGTACAAGGAGGAGAACCAGAGCATCTCCAGCGACCTGAGCCACATCCGCCAAGAGCTGCAGCGCACTCAAGTTCAGCGCAAGAGGAGCCAGGAGGAGGCTCGGCTCACCATGCAGTCCGCCAACATCCTCAAACGCAAGTTTGGGCGCCTGGAAAACCGCTATGAGGTCCTGGCTGAGCAGGTGGCCTCTGAGGTCCGCTGGGTGGAGGAGCTGGTCAAGTCCATATCCGCAGAGAGGGACGGGCTCGGCTCCAGCAGCATGCCCTGA
- the sppl2 gene encoding signal peptide peptidase-like 2 isoform X2: MRVPETLIWAAFLIHKAVGEYGMAHFSDKGKSKGKDYCIFFNSQWARLPQDLNKASRLQIYDLTTSVLCSPSEVPEGGFPNCIPMVMRGNCTFYEKVRLAQINGAKGLLIVSKDRLTPPAGNKSQYEEIDIPVALLSYSDMLDISKTFGKGQLVAMYAPNEPVLDYNMVIIFLMAVGTVAIGGYWAGSRDSKKRYMKHKRDDSAEKQDEETVDVTPIMICVFVVMCCSMLVLLYFFYDRLAIWVIAIFCVASSVGLHSCLWPFVRRLPFCKCRVPENNLPYLHKRPQIRMLLLSAFCIGVSITWMVFRNEDQWAWVLQDALGIAFCLYMLKTVRLPTFKACTLLLTVLFVYDVFFVFITPYLTNSGESIMVEVAAGPSDSSTHEKLPMVLKVPRLNSSPLALCDRPFSLLGFGDILVPGLLVAYCHRFDILTQSSRIYFVACTVAYGVGLLITFVALAVMQMGQPALLYLVPCTLLTSLAVALWRKELPQFWTGSGFVSAAEGSAVCECHCSLP; encoded by the exons ATGAGGGTCCCTGAAACACTGATTTGGGCCGCTTTTCTCATCCACAAG GCGGTGGGAGAGTACGGCATGGCCCATTTCAGTGACAAGGGCAAGAGCAAAGGAAAGGATTACTGCATATTCTTCAACTCCCAGTGGGCACGTCTACCTCAGGACCTCAACAAGGCA TCCCGTCTTCAGATCTATGACCTGACCACGTCGGTCCTGTGCTCGCCCTCGGAGGTCCCGGAGGGAGGTTTCCCAAATTGCATCCCCATGGTGATGAGAGGCAACTGCACTTTCTATGAAAAAGTCCGACTGGCCCAGATTAATGGCGCCAAGGGCCTGCTCATCGTCAGCAAGGACAGACTG ACACCACCAGCAGGAAACAAGTCTCAGTATGAGGAGATTGACATCCCGGTAGCACTGCTCAGCTACTCTGACATGCTGGATATAAGCAAG ACCTTTGGCAAAGGACAGCTGGTTGCCATGTACGCACCGAACGAGCCGGTGCTGGACTACAACATGGTGATCATCTTTCTTATGGCGGTAGGAACGGTCGCCATAGGAGGTTACTGGGCTGGCAGCAGGGACAGCAAGAA ACGCTACATGAAGCACAAGCGGGACGACAGCGCGGAGAAGCAGGACGAGGAGACCGTGGACGTCACGCCCATCATGATCTGTGTGTTCGTGGTCATGTGCTGCAGCATGCTGGTGCTGCTCTACTTTTTCTACGACCGCCTGG CCATTTGGGTCATAGCCATCTTCTGTGTGGCCTCCTCTGTCGGCCTCCACAGCTGTTTGTGGCCTTTTGTCAGGAGACTCCCGTTCTGCAAGTGCAG GGTCCCAGAGAACAACCTGCCGTACTTGCACAAACGGCCGCAGATCCGCATGTTGCTGCTGTCGGCCTTCTGCATTGGTGTCAGCATCACCTGGATGGTGTTTCGCAACGAAGACCA GTGGGCGTGGGTGTTACAGGACGCCCTGGGGATCGCCTTCTGTCTCTACATGCTCAAAACAGTCAGACTCCCCACATTTAAG GCTTGCACCTTACTACTGACGGTCCTGTTTGTCTACGACGTTTTCTTCGTATTTATTACACCCTATCTAACAAAT AGCGGAGAGAGCATAATGGTGGAGGTGGCGGCTGGTCCCTCCGACTCCTCCACGCACGAAAAG CTTCCCATGGTGCTCAAAGTGCCAAGGTTAAACTCCTCTCCCCTGGCGCTTTGCGACCGGCCTTTCTCCCTCCTGGGCTTTGGCGATATCTTAGTACCAG GTCTGCTGGTGGCGTACTGTCAcaggtttgacattttaacGCAATCCTCCAGGATCTACTTTGTGGCCTGTACGGTCG CCTACGGCGTCGGCCTGCTCATCACCTTCGTGGCCCTGGCCGTGATGCAGATGGGTCAGCCGGCCCTGCTCTACCTGGTGCCTTGCACTCTGCTCACCAGCCTGGCTGTAGCGCTGTGGCGCAAGGAGTTGCCCCAGTTCTGGACTGGAAGTGGATTTGTG TCTGCTGCTGAGGGCTCAGCTGTCTGTGAATGTCACTGCAG CCTGCCATAG
- the sppl2 gene encoding signal peptide peptidase-like 2 isoform X1, translated as MRVPETLIWAAFLIHKAVGEYGMAHFSDKGKSKGKDYCIFFNSQWARLPQDLNKASRLQIYDLTTSVLCSPSEVPEGGFPNCIPMVMRGNCTFYEKVRLAQINGAKGLLIVSKDRLTPPAGNKSQYEEIDIPVALLSYSDMLDISKTFGKGQLVAMYAPNEPVLDYNMVIIFLMAVGTVAIGGYWAGSRDSKKRYMKHKRDDSAEKQDEETVDVTPIMICVFVVMCCSMLVLLYFFYDRLAIWVIAIFCVASSVGLHSCLWPFVRRLPFCKCRVPENNLPYLHKRPQIRMLLLSAFCIGVSITWMVFRNEDQWAWVLQDALGIAFCLYMLKTVRLPTFKACTLLLTVLFVYDVFFVFITPYLTNSGESIMVEVAAGPSDSSTHEKLPMVLKVPRLNSSPLALCDRPFSLLGFGDILVPGLLVAYCHRFDILTQSSRIYFVACTVAYGVGLLITFVALAVMQMGQPALLYLVPCTLLTSLAVALWRKELPQFWTGSGFVPAIVLAPINCTQTAAPQVEGPSTKPEPQTTGLTNQNEDSPQHPPQETPPAEKDEKESKSE; from the exons ATGAGGGTCCCTGAAACACTGATTTGGGCCGCTTTTCTCATCCACAAG GCGGTGGGAGAGTACGGCATGGCCCATTTCAGTGACAAGGGCAAGAGCAAAGGAAAGGATTACTGCATATTCTTCAACTCCCAGTGGGCACGTCTACCTCAGGACCTCAACAAGGCA TCCCGTCTTCAGATCTATGACCTGACCACGTCGGTCCTGTGCTCGCCCTCGGAGGTCCCGGAGGGAGGTTTCCCAAATTGCATCCCCATGGTGATGAGAGGCAACTGCACTTTCTATGAAAAAGTCCGACTGGCCCAGATTAATGGCGCCAAGGGCCTGCTCATCGTCAGCAAGGACAGACTG ACACCACCAGCAGGAAACAAGTCTCAGTATGAGGAGATTGACATCCCGGTAGCACTGCTCAGCTACTCTGACATGCTGGATATAAGCAAG ACCTTTGGCAAAGGACAGCTGGTTGCCATGTACGCACCGAACGAGCCGGTGCTGGACTACAACATGGTGATCATCTTTCTTATGGCGGTAGGAACGGTCGCCATAGGAGGTTACTGGGCTGGCAGCAGGGACAGCAAGAA ACGCTACATGAAGCACAAGCGGGACGACAGCGCGGAGAAGCAGGACGAGGAGACCGTGGACGTCACGCCCATCATGATCTGTGTGTTCGTGGTCATGTGCTGCAGCATGCTGGTGCTGCTCTACTTTTTCTACGACCGCCTGG CCATTTGGGTCATAGCCATCTTCTGTGTGGCCTCCTCTGTCGGCCTCCACAGCTGTTTGTGGCCTTTTGTCAGGAGACTCCCGTTCTGCAAGTGCAG GGTCCCAGAGAACAACCTGCCGTACTTGCACAAACGGCCGCAGATCCGCATGTTGCTGCTGTCGGCCTTCTGCATTGGTGTCAGCATCACCTGGATGGTGTTTCGCAACGAAGACCA GTGGGCGTGGGTGTTACAGGACGCCCTGGGGATCGCCTTCTGTCTCTACATGCTCAAAACAGTCAGACTCCCCACATTTAAG GCTTGCACCTTACTACTGACGGTCCTGTTTGTCTACGACGTTTTCTTCGTATTTATTACACCCTATCTAACAAAT AGCGGAGAGAGCATAATGGTGGAGGTGGCGGCTGGTCCCTCCGACTCCTCCACGCACGAAAAG CTTCCCATGGTGCTCAAAGTGCCAAGGTTAAACTCCTCTCCCCTGGCGCTTTGCGACCGGCCTTTCTCCCTCCTGGGCTTTGGCGATATCTTAGTACCAG GTCTGCTGGTGGCGTACTGTCAcaggtttgacattttaacGCAATCCTCCAGGATCTACTTTGTGGCCTGTACGGTCG CCTACGGCGTCGGCCTGCTCATCACCTTCGTGGCCCTGGCCGTGATGCAGATGGGTCAGCCGGCCCTGCTCTACCTGGTGCCTTGCACTCTGCTCACCAGCCTGGCTGTAGCGCTGTGGCGCAAGGAGTTGCCCCAGTTCTGGACTGGAAGTGGATTTGTG CCTGCCATAGTGCTCGCACCTATCAACTGTACGCAAACCGCGGCACCACAGGTAGAAGGGCCCTCGACTAAACCGGAGCCACAGACCACAGGCTTGACCAATCAGAATGAAGACTCACCCCAGCACCCGCCTCAGGAAACGCCCCCAGCTGAGAAAGATGAGAAGGAAAGCAAATCTGAGTGA